From a single Macrobrachium rosenbergii isolate ZJJX-2024 chromosome 9, ASM4041242v1, whole genome shotgun sequence genomic region:
- the LOC136842018 gene encoding uncharacterized protein — protein MDQKPLVHAFMKAGDALSARQQRHLAAISEFGCPIVYVLSRKNPVALSWVEISSLHHGIDYKDLVREQAADPEMAAYRTALTALKWEGVPLGGSDTTLLCDTSTGCPWSLVPGPRLKEEEDIQHHSQPLPSIRAYNGSPDDRNVHVARRQEGRPPVVVGCQVPPDLEATPMEEASTASCAEALLFSWISRFGVPDSITIDRGSAFLSELWVSPARLMGTTLHSTMVYNPAANVMVERAHRSLKAALMAYCTNENWKAQLPWVLLCLLTAPRADGNVSPAEKLRRNTSCSRGILPAVS, from the exons ATGGACCAGAAGCCCCTGGTGCATGCATTCATGAAGGCTGGCGACGCGTTGTCGGCAAGGCAGCAGCGACACTTGGCTGCTATCTCCGAGTTTGGTTGCCCCATCGTCTACGTCCTCAGCAGGAAGAATCCAGTAGCCCTGTCATGGGTGGAAATCAGTTCCCTCCACCACGGCATAGACTACAAGGACCTGGTAAGGGAGCAAGCAGCAGACCCGGAAATGGCAGCCTACAGGACAGCACTGACAGCACTCAAGTGGGAAGGCGTGCCCCTGGGAGGTTCGGACACAACGCTTCTCTGCGACACAAGCACCGGCTGCCCCTGGTCCCTGGTCCCTGGTCCCCGCCTCAAGGAGGAAGAAGACATTCAACATCATTCAcagcctctcccatccatcagggcataCAACGGCTCGCCTGATGACAGAAATGTTCATGTGGCACGGCGGCAGGAAGGACGCCCACCAGTGG TCGTGGGGTGCCAGGTACCCCCTGACTTAGAGGCGACACctatggaggaggcatcaacagcatcctgcgcagaagccctcctcttcagttggatcagccgctttggggtgccagacagcatcactatagacaggggctcagcattcctgtcagaactctgggtctccccggcacgcctgatgggtacgaCACTGCACAGCACGATGGTCTACAACCCTGCAGCAAATGTCATGGTAGAGAGGGCACATCGCTCACTGAAGGCAGCTTTAATGGCGTATTGCACCAATGAAAACTGGAAggcccagctcccctgggtcctgctgtgTCTCCTCACCGCACCGAGGGCAGATGGCAACGTGTCCCCCGCAGAAAAACTACGGAGAAACACTAGCTGTTCCAGGGGAATTCTTCCTGCCGTCAGTTGA